A single Mytilus trossulus isolate FHL-02 chromosome 12, PNRI_Mtr1.1.1.hap1, whole genome shotgun sequence DNA region contains:
- the LOC134693823 gene encoding zinc finger protein Xfin-like produces MDGMLMEWEKMLPDPNELDDLDMIDNDLPLFDRKNESPSILDSANMEDFNTTDNSIQSHKPKDVILHGKQVGEITQLSVVQDSAETLKLIDELNSTNMTKTPEESLPDVSKRKKNEKEMVHDKTKTNDHTTTDQCYVNGEVKKREPKVPTHTEIQGKPCNGSDYDKSLTSNFENCVDSPLQISDVRTGDIPPEKEFQSQAKKSKIDEIDENHLPAGEINKEDNNKDSSGIDLAISNVTGSVNSSKNEIAAESDVSQGDKKDLSKNNNVLERVKNQENKNLNSSEVSNDIDINLTKSNNQREITPNEKNDNHQEKKNDEYNDFVMLAIKEEPMDYDEYAKPEEFMTNFYNDMDGLVNESGQGDGFGELDAFGTSCPVTDYTLTEMGMFQCVYCSVKLPSFEEFETHLNLRHSTMYKCKYCGAKFYRSQKLAIHCRISHSEEKASENMKSVYKNNKLTPSTVTKRKKAKVYRDEDGNQIYKCAYCSKQFRVQQAMASHVRNAHIYLTTQNKDAKIKKGKNSHGKLVKQKVRPETENSNHDKGNENVKDEEKEQNDTDKETTRRQDDKKPVLPYRNMSFESDSSQIEESLANADCSLKRELKSNQIYHCSKCTKWFYREKQMENHEKNCTGIKQEPVFEEIEPKNKMDVDSQDTEQKHEKGRVVNQTEINNVESKIRSEITKKLREKMLKKKSKGVTIISKSGNTHHVKACKERIKPCEDNFLPKYFCKYCPSSFEEGKVLNLHLLKHLGDVVRRADHYKCKICKCLKRSTPMLLHLQKHTSYEVKQLYQLPAIPECSICGKPYLNGPRLKNHMLKHGNCNNNTNPLNLDAVIKAGLVSSSIASTCLNVKRNENTSCLNSTETNSEHIYSDMVSSNGKIDESLFMSQRPVSLDDIPFQCGMCRARFPNSQYLLHHITLHMQGPYVFKIEVDKKDKNKKEKAERPKLTSGNIMVQRQSVTVPKATHKMETLKSIDISGTTSLTTQMAKPIPIIINMPDIKRYSNDTTGFQMTTGTSCNTVNSIAQDHMYTTSILPQSNASLVSIQTDNQDNHNNDHDSSETESCISSNVESLPDYDTDECIQMEKQANKKVKTAKTVKRTSSICEGKNNVFASTRVANFKKCFDIASGEWFECPYCLFLCQTSAELELHMHNHNEDKDLKSEPCPVCDRKFVSKWHLSRHLSSHKQNLYLCAFCDQSFATSVLVMEHMAEVHQR; encoded by the coding sequence ATGGATGGGATGTTGATGGAATGGGAGAAAATGTTGCCTGACCCTAATGAACTTGATGACCTTGACATGATAGACAATGACCTCCCCTTGTTTGATAGAAAAAACGAGTCACCTAGTATACTGGATAGTGCAAATATGGAAGACTTTAATACTACAGACAATTCCATTCAAAGTCACAAGCCAAAGGATGTAATTCTGCATGGTAAACAGGTAGGGGAAATAACTCAGTTATCTGTTGTCCAAGATAGTGCAGAAACTCTAAAGTTGATAGATGAACTTAACTCCACTAACATGACTAAGACTCCTGAGGAAAGTCTTCCTGATGTgtcaaaaaggaaaaaaaatgaaaaagagatGGTGCATGATAAGACCAAAACTAATGACCACACGACAACTGATCAATGTTATGTGAATGGAGAGGTCAAGAAAAGGGAACCCAAGGTACCTACTCACACGGAAATACAGGGAAAACCATGCAATGGTAGTGATTATGATAAAAGTTTGACTAGTAATTTTGAAAACTGCGTAGACTCTCCTCTTCAAATTAGTGATGTAAGAACAGGAGATATACCGCCTGAAAAAGAATTTCAGTCTCAGGCGAAAAAAAGTAAGATAGATGAAATTGATGAAAATCATTTACCTGCTGGAGAGATCAATAAAGAGGACAACAATAAAGACAGTAGTGGTATTGATCTTGCAATTTCAAATGTAACAGGATCAGTTAATTcatctaaaaatgaaatagcCGCTGAATCCGATGTATCACAAGGAGACAAAAAAGATTTAAGCAAAAATAACAATGTTCTGGAAAGGGtaaaaaatcaggaaaataaaaatcttaattcatCAGAAGTTTCTAATGATATAGACATTAATTTAACTAAAAGTAAtaatcaaagggagataactcccaatgaaaaaaatgacaatcatCAGGAAAAGAAGAATGATGAATATAATGACTTTGTTATGCTAGCTATAAAGGAAGAACCTATGGATTATGATGAATATGCAAAACCTGAAGAATTCATGACcaatttttataatgatatgGATGGCCTGGTCAATGAGAGTGGTCAAGGGGATGGCTTTGGTGAACTGGATGCCTTTGGCACAAGCTGTCCTGTAACTGATTATACATTAACAGAAATGGGGATGTTTCAGTGTGTATACTGTAGCGTGAAGCTTCCATCATTTGAAGAATTTGaaacacatttaaatttgaGGCATAGTACAATGTACAAATGCAAATATTGTGGAGCTAAGTTTTACCGATCACAGAAACTTGCTATTCATTGTCGTATTTCACATTCGGAAGAAAAGGCCAGTGAAAACATGAAATctgtttataaaaacaataaacttacaCCTAGTACAGTTACAAAGAGAAAAAAGGCCAAAGTATACAGAGATGAAGACGGCAACCAAATATATAAGTGTGCTTATTGCTCTAAACAATTTAGGGTTCAACAAGCAATGGCATCCCATGTAAGAAATGCTCATATTTATTTAACTACACAAAACAAAGATGCTAAGATTAAAAAGGGAAAGAATAGTCATGGAAAATTGGTGAAACAAAAAGTTCGTCCTGAGACTGAAAATTCTAATCACGACAAAGGGAATGAGAATGTGAAGGATGAAGAAAAAGAACAGAATGACACTGATAAAGAAACTACACGAAGACAAGATGATAAAAAGCCAGTTCTACCTTACAGAAATATGTCATTTGAGTCAGATTCTAGTCAAATAGAAGAATCTCTAGCTAATGCTGACTGTTCTTTGAAAAGAGAATTAAAAAGTAATCAAATTTATCATTGCTCAAAATGTACGAAATGGTTTTATCGTGAGAAACAAATGGAAAATCATGAAAAGAACTGCACTGGAATTAAACAAGAACCTGTTTTCGAGGAAATagaaccaaaaaataaaatggatgttGATAGTCAAGACACTGAACAGAAACATGAGAAAGGCAGAGTAGTAAACCagactgaaataaacaatgttgAATCAAAAATTAGGTCTGAGATTACTAAAAAGTTACGAGAGAAAATGTTAAAGAAGAAAAGCAAGGGTGTAACAATTATCAGCAAATCAGGAAATACCCACCATGTTAAAGCATGTAAAGAGAGAATTAAGCCATGTGAAGATAACTTCCTTCCAAAGTACTTCTGTAAATATTGTCCGTCCTCATTCGAAGAAGGAAAGGTATTGAACTTGCACCTACTTAAACATTTAGGTGATGTTGTTCGGAGAGCAGAccattataaatgtaaaatatgtaaatgtttaaaGAGATCTACACCTATGTTATTGCACTTACAGAAACACACTAGTTATGAAGTCAAACAACTGTATCAGTTACCAGCCATCCCAGAGTGCAGTATTTGTGGAAAGCCATATTTAAATGGTCCACGTCTCaaaaatcatatgttaaaaCATGGCAATTGCAACAATAACACAAATCCTTTGAATTTAGATGCGGTTATAAAAGCTGGCTTAGTCAGCAGTTCCATTGCAAGTACATGTTTAAAcgttaaaagaaatgaaaacacTTCTTGTTTAAACAGCACTGAAACAAACAGTGAACATATATACAGTGATATGGTTTCATCAAATGGGAAAATTGATGAATCCTTATTTATGTCCCAGAGACCTGTTAGTTTAGATGACATACCTTTTCAGTGTGGTATGTGTCGGGCTCGTTTCCCGAACTCACAATATCTTCTTCATCATATCACACTTCATATGCAAGGAccgtatgtatttaaaatagaaGTAGACAAAAAGGATAAGAACAAGAAAGAAAAAGCTGAAAGACCAAAATTAACTAGTGGCAACATTATGGTTCAGAGACAATCTGTTACGGTACCAAAAGCAACGCACAAGATGGAAACATTAAAATCTATAGATATCTCGGGCACTACATCCTTGACAACACAAATGGCCAAGCCTATACCTATAATTATTAATATGCCAGATATCAAGAGATATTCAAATGATACTACTGGTTTCCAAATGACAACTGGTACCAGCTGTAACACTGTGAATTCCATTGCTCAGGATCATATGTACACCACCTCAATTTTACCACAATCAAATGCTTCACTTGTATCAATACAGACTGATAATCAGGATAATCATAATAATGATCATGATTCTTCAGAAACTGAATCATGTATTTCTTCAAATGTTGAATCACTGCCTGACTATGATACAGATGAATGCATACAAATGGAAAAACAAGcaaataaaaaagtcaaaacagCGAAAACTGTGAAACGAACATCTTCTATTTGTGAaggaaaaaataatgtatttgcAAGTACTAGGGTCgcaaattttaagaaatgttttgatattgctaGTGGAGAATGGTTTGAATGTccgtattgtttatttttatgccaGACATCCGCTGAACTGGAACTTCACATGCATAATCACAATGAGGATAAGGATCTAAAAAGTGAACCATGTCCAGTGTGTGATCGAAAGTTTGTATCTAAATGGCATCTCTCAAGACATTTATCATCTCATAAACAAAATCTGTATTTGTGTGCTTTCTGTGATCAATCTTTTGCAACCTCAGTTCTCGTCATGGAACATATGGCCGAAGTGCATCAACGATGA